The following DNA comes from Musa acuminata AAA Group cultivar baxijiao chromosome BXJ1-4, Cavendish_Baxijiao_AAA, whole genome shotgun sequence.
TGACAAAAAATTTTGGATTCGGAAAAATACCAAAGTTGATGAGGAGATACCTATCAGAGATAACAAATTAATACTTTTCTTGATGCCTAACTCCATCTCTTAGTTATCAAGTTTGTCTACTTCCCAGCAAAGTATGCTTAACATTTCTGTTTGTTTGCAGTTGTTAGAACATAAGGAGCTCCTCGATGATGAGATGGAGAGCATGTTTGGAGATTGGAATGCTCGCGGTCGTGGAGAGGGAAACATGGAGCTATTGCAGGGTCTCCTCAAGGCAAAAGGATCCAGACTAGGCCTGCCTCCAGCTGAGTCTAACGAAACAGTAGCGCTTCTCTACGACCAAATCTTCTCAGAGATCAAGGAAGAAGTGATCGCCGGAGAATtgacaagagatgcattccacattGTTGTTAGTGATATAATGGAAAAGCTTGTAGATCAACTCGAAGCAAACCCCATCTTTACTGACATGGGGAGTTGAGGCATGTCGTGGTTCTCTCTTCAATGTACCCCATCTTTAAATATGAAGTCTCTCCCGAAGGAATTTGTGGCTGGAGGTCAATATGTTGACCTATTATCACACACACGAAGAGTGCAGATAACTACAAtgttgatttctcttttgttttatatgatatGATCTATCATTATGTATGGAAATGACATTTAAGCATCATAGAATTTGTACGACAGCTATCCGATATGTATACAACACAGATGCCATTTTTCTATTAGATACAGGTAATCTTGTTTCGATCGAATACAGATCTTATGATGTCGATTTGAAGTACAAATCTTTTGATGTCCATTCTAACGAATTATGAATTCCatgtgagatatatatatatatatttcaggtTTCATTCGATCGGGTATGCTTTCAGAAAGGCCGCTGACAATAACCCCGGAGACGATGGTGGGTTTCTCTAGGAAGAAGAAGACCCGGAATGGTCAGGATCACGCACAAGCCGAGTCCCGAATCTGGCAAGCCAAAAGCTCAGGGAAGCCCCTATCTACCATTCCTAAATCTTGAGAGGAAAACCAGGAATCTAAGGTAGAACCATAACACTGCTCTTTTTGGCTAGTTCCTCTGATGCAAAGTACTTCCTTTCTCCCCCCTCCCCGCACACACAACAATTCCCGTCCTGATGATCTCCTGGAACTGCAGAGGAGCCCTCAAGAGGGAGGAATGTCTCGGCCGGCTCAGGCCCCTCATCGATCGACATAGGATCACCATCCTCATGCTTCGGGAAACTCATCTCCGGCAACGGGAGATGATAATAGGTCAACTCAGTCATCGCCgcaatgcctctctctctctctctctacaccccAACGAACACTTCAATTTCCAACAAGAATATTTCTAGGATCTCCAAACCTTTTAGATATTTCTTTCGAAACAACGACCAAAACTAAAACAAGCTCACCCTCGTTATCTGGAACTGTGCATCACTCGGCCGGCCTAAGGTCGATGGAGGCCTGGGTGTAAAGgggcataaacctagttaaatccATCATAGGATGATGATCTGAGGAGCCATAAACGATGACTAAGGGGCAACGAGTATGGGTTGAACGCAAGTAGCATCGGTGGTGGCAACGAGTACGGGTGCACaggtaaattaaaattaaaattagagggaaagtaaatattaataatattattttattattatttttaaattaggaatAATAGAGGGATtgtgaatgataaaaaaaatggaatCGGTAAGCTCGGGCGTCTCATCAGAGAAATTACGGCGCCGCCGGTTAAGTCACGATGCCGTCGAACCAGAGACACGTTTCGGTGTTGATGTAAACGAACTTTGTCTCCAAGAATCGCGTCAATGCGCGTCCTCGCTACCGACATCAATGCTGCGGGACCCGTAAAGACGTGGCCAATCAATGAACCGGTAGAGAGATGGGTACTGTACAAAGCGCGGCAAGAAGAATCGATCGAGCACCGTTATGGATAAGTCTCACCAAGTAGGAAAGACACGTAAGCAGGATTTTCCATCTCATCAGCCCCTGCTTCTCCATTTGCCCTTTAAAACCCCGACCGCCGCCTCGTCCGCACCGAGGCTCCGCTCCTCTGATCGCCAACGCTGCCTCCGAGTGATCCACAGTTGGACGCATCGATCGCCGCCTACCGGACCATCGCGGTACGATTCGTTCTTCTTTCCCCTCTCTCTCGTGAAACCCTCCCCGATTCGCTTGGTGCGGCTGTCGGAAGCAATCCCATGCTTGTTGAATGAAACCGGAAGCCGTGCCGTGTGTAGAGTCGAATGATTCCTAGTCGTTGTGTTTTGCTTTAGCTTTTGGATCGAATGAGCTCCTGATCTTTGTTTTCTGCCTTCTCTTCATCCGGTTTTGTTCCGCCTCTGTAGTTAGCTGTTCTGTAGCTTCTCCGATTCCGCCATTTTTGCCTCTGCCTGGTGCTTTGGAGATTACGGTTCGAAATCGGAAGAGGAAGGAGAGAGTCTGGAGACACAACCGATCGATCGGAAAGGGATGGTCCGAAGCGATCAGGCGAAGCCGGTGGGCAAGTCGATGTTGAAGCGCCTCTTCGAGAGGCAATTCGCCAGCGCGCCAAGGATCTCTCCGGAGGAGAGACTCGATTCCTGGGCCGACTTGGAGCCGAGCTCCGTTTCTCTCGACAGGATGGTCCGGAACTACATGGAGGGGGAAAGCAACAACACAAGGAACCCTCCCGACGACGACCTCGCTGCAGAACCCACCATCGCATCCGCCGACGCCCGGGACGCCGCGGAGGCCGTTAAGGCAACCTAATCCGTTCTCGTCCATCCATTCGTCTAAAAACACCATAAaaatgggatttttttttttttttgttgcgttCTGACAGGGTTTGGTGCTCTGCACGAGTCAGACGGAGATAAAGCTCTTGGCAGATGCATCGAACCTCATGGAGAAGAGCAGGAATTGCAAGAGAAAAGAGGAGTACATCAAAGCTGTCACCGCGGGCCTTCGATCCCTCGGCTACGATGCATCCATCTGCAAATCTCGCTGGAAGAAAACCTCGTCAGTTGCAGCCGGTAGAATTCTGCTCTCTGCCTCCCATCTCTCTCTGGGTTCGCCTTTAATTCTCGATCGATTGGTTGATGGTATTGGGTCCATTGACAGGAGAGTATCAGTACATCGATGTGATCGTCGGCGGCGGCGAGCGGCTTCTGGTGGACGTGGACTTCCGGTCGGAGTTCGAGATCGCGCGGTCCACGAAGAGGTACCGTGAGGTGCTCCAATCCCTGCCATCCGTCTTCGTCGGGGAGGAGGACCGGGTGAACCAGATCGTGGCCGTCGTGTCGCAGGCGGCGCGGAAGAGCCTGAAGAAGAAGGGTCTCCATGTCCCGCCGTGGCGGAGGCCGGAGTACATGCGCGCCAAATGGCTTTCCACCTACTCGCGATTGACTCCATCGAAACCGAAACGACAAGCGATCGGAAGCGGGGAGTCGGTAGAAGGGTAGGGGATGGCCGACACCGGAGGCTGCGCCGCCAGGGTGGGGCAGCAACTCAGCGAGGCAGGGGAATGAACCCGCGGCGGCGATCTCGGCACTCACGTAAGGGCCGTGACTCATTTTCTtttttgagaaatatattattgggaaaattatatattatatatacggtTGGAGTTCGAACCAAAAAAgaaaggttcaatttgaacccaaTTACATGTTCGGGTCAAGCTCGAGTTCGACATGCACCAAATGTATAGACGTCGATAAAACATTAATTTTAAGATTTTCTTCTGATATTTCCATTCCCTCTATCCTAATTGGATTGGCTAGGTCTTAAAGCAAATAAAATAATTGGGATATAAaggaatcataaaaattcttgcTCGTTGTAAAGAAGTTATTAAATCTGGATATTCTAAGCATAAATAGTAAAACTAGAATTTGATCATATACCCATCTTATCAAGTGGGAAAGACTGAATAAGTTCGATAGCTATCaagttttttaattaaatttatcatATGAGATTCTATAATATTGACATGATTTAAACGAGATAAAAAGATAGATTAAATCATAcacatacatcatgatgagtgatCAGAGTgtttaagaaatataaaattattatttcatatttatttgaTCTTTTATCAAGTAAGTtcacattttatttttatttttatttttat
Coding sequences within:
- the LOC135672437 gene encoding uncharacterized protein LOC135672437 isoform X1; the encoded protein is MVRSDQAKPVGKSMLKRLFERQFASAPRISPEERLDSWADLEPSSVSLDRMVRNYMEGESNNTRNPPDDDLAAEPTIASADARDAAEAVKGLVLCTSQTEIKLLADASNLMEKSRNCKRKEEYIKAVTAGLRSLGYDASICKSRWKKTSSVAAGEYQYIDVIVGGGERLLVDVDFRSEFEIARSTKRYREVLQSLPSVFVGEEDRVNQIVAVVSQAARKSLKKKGLHVPPWRRPEYMRAKWLSTYSRLTPSKPKRQAIGSGESVEG
- the LOC135672437 gene encoding uncharacterized protein LOC135672437 isoform X2, which gives rise to MVRSDQAKPVGKSMLKRLFERQFASAPRISPEERLDSWADLEPSSVSLDRMVRNYMEGESNNTRNPPDDDLAAEPTIASADARDAAEAGLVLCTSQTEIKLLADASNLMEKSRNCKRKEEYIKAVTAGLRSLGYDASICKSRWKKTSSVAAGEYQYIDVIVGGGERLLVDVDFRSEFEIARSTKRYREVLQSLPSVFVGEEDRVNQIVAVVSQAARKSLKKKGLHVPPWRRPEYMRAKWLSTYSRLTPSKPKRQAIGSGESVEG